The Vreelandella piezotolerans genomic interval TAATCGTGCCCAGAAAAGAGGCCATCACGCCAATGCCTAGGGCTCTGCCGGGTTCGCCCTTTTGGGCCATCGGATAGCCGTCATAAACGGTCGTTATCGATGAAGGTGTCCCCGGTATACCCAACATGACACCCGATACGATACCGCCTGAGTATCCGCCGACAAACACGCCGACCATGAGTGATACGCCGCTCACCGGGTCCATGGCAAAGGTGAAAGGGAAGACCACTAGAATGGCCATGGTCACGGTAAAGCCCGGGATGCTCCCCCCGACAATACCGAACAGCACGCCGAGGATGATCAAGCCCAGGACGGAGATGCTTCCGACCTCGCTGAGTGCTTGAAGAAAGAAATGAGTCATTGGTCGTTCCTCAGCGTTAGGGCAGCCATACGTTCAGGCCATAGCGGAAAATCACGAATACCAGCGGCACGAACGTGCAGCTGATCCCTAGGTTAATCAGCCATTTACGCTTGGTGTCGACGCCTAACAGCAAAGCAAAAGAGGCCACTAAAAAACCGATGGTGGCCACGATATAGCCCAGTAAGGGCAGCAGTACGGCATAAAGCCCAAACAGTATAAAGAGCGCTACGACGGACTTACGCCGCGCGAACCAACCGCTGATCTCCATTCGCCAGGACGCCACGGGAGCAACGCGGGTGAACAGAGAGCGGATCAGCAGCAAAAGCGATAAAAGCCCGATCGTGACGAGTAACATGCGTGGGAACAGGGCAGATCCATAAGGCTGCCAGCTTGTCGGCGGGCGAATGGAGCTCGACTCCACCCACATGACAGCCACCATTACAAGCAGCGCGAGCGCCAGCGCGCGGTCTTTGGTAAGCGTTAGCATTAGCATAGCCTCCAGGTGCTCCCAGGCGCGTTGCCCTGGGAGCATGAGCGAGAAATGACGTCGAAACGCTTAGTTTTGGAAATCGATGTTTTCAGCCGCCGCCGAAAGCGCCGCCTCGTTTTCCTCTAAGAACGCTTGGTAATCCTCGCCTGCCAGGAAGCGTACAACCGAGCCGAACTCATTCTCGATTCGGCTTTGTACTTGCTCCTCCTCCAGTGCTTGACCATAGGCCTCTGCGACGGCATCTAGTACCTCTTGAGGTGTGTCTTTGGGCGCAAAGATACCGCGACTGGTGGAGTGATCCATCTCGATACCCTGCTCCCGAAGGGTCGCTACATCCGGCATGCTGTCTAAACGCTCGGGATGCGCAATCCCGAGAGGCTTGAACGTACCATCTTCATAAAAAGCGCCCCCAGAAGGCAGGTTGAACATGGCAAAGTCCACTTCCTCTGCCATCAATGCCGATACTTGTTGGCCAGTGTCGGGGTAGCCCACTAGACGAACATCGGCCATATCGATGCCAGCCTCTTGGAAAAACTGTGCCCAAAAGAAATGATCGGTAGAGCTTGGAATCATGCTGAAACGAACTTGGCCTGGGTTTTCGCGTACGTAGTCAGCAATATCTGCCGCGCTCTCTACGGGGTGTCCGGCATACGTGGTTGGAATATTGATGGTTTGTGTGAGTAGGGCGATGGGCTCAAACGCGTCGTAGGAGTAATCGACGGTACCGGCGAGCTTTGAAAGCGCAATGGTGTCATGGCTGCCCAGCAGCGTGTAGCCATCGGGCGTGGCGTCCTTGACGTTGCGTGACCCAAGCGTTGCGCCCGCCCCGGCCATATTCACCGGAACGATCGAAGCACCTAAGTGCTGCTCTGCTTCTTGTGATACCAAACGGAAAATAATATCCGTGGCACCACCGGGCCCATAAGGAATGATCAAACGAATATCCTGCTCGGGATAATCCGCGTGGGCAGTGGATAGGAGCGCCAGGCTGGACGTCAGCCCAATGGCGGCGAGTGTGGTACTTAGAGCAAGTTTAGAACGCGTCATTTTTATACACCTTTTTGATGGAGTTGGTGTGGTGATCCGCTGCGTCAAGCAGCGGTGAGGTGAGCGCGTGGTCCCATTTTGGGTTCTTATTGTCTGCAGTGAATCGTCTTTAGTGCACAACAGGTCAACCGAGAAAGAGCCCTCCATAAACCAAGGCGCCGATAACGACAAAGGCGGGGTGAGTGTTAAAGCGCACCAGGGCAAGAGCCGCCACGACACCCAAGAGCAGTGTGTGGAGTGCGCCGCTTGCGTCGATACTTTCCATAAAAAAGCCGAGGGTGAGCCACGCCATCATCATGGCGATAACGGGGCGTACCCACTGACTCATGCGCTTGACGCGCGGGGAGTCGCGGTGGCGATATAGAAGCCCGA includes:
- a CDS encoding Bug family tripartite tricarboxylate transporter substrate binding protein; translated protein: MTRSKLALSTTLAAIGLTSSLALLSTAHADYPEQDIRLIIPYGPGGATDIIFRLVSQEAEQHLGASIVPVNMAGAGATLGSRNVKDATPDGYTLLGSHDTIALSKLAGTVDYSYDAFEPIALLTQTINIPTTYAGHPVESAADIADYVRENPGQVRFSMIPSSTDHFFWAQFFQEAGIDMADVRLVGYPDTGQQVSALMAEEVDFAMFNLPSGGAFYEDGTFKPLGIAHPERLDSMPDVATLREQGIEMDHSTSRGIFAPKDTPQEVLDAVAEAYGQALEEEQVQSRIENEFGSVVRFLAGEDYQAFLEENEAALSAAAENIDFQN
- a CDS encoding tripartite tricarboxylate transporter TctB family protein; its protein translation is MLTLTKDRALALALLVMVAVMWVESSSIRPPTSWQPYGSALFPRMLLVTIGLLSLLLLIRSLFTRVAPVASWRMEISGWFARRKSVVALFILFGLYAVLLPLLGYIVATIGFLVASFALLLGVDTKRKWLINLGISCTFVPLVFVIFRYGLNVWLP